AGGCGACGTTGGTGGTGTCGGTGGCGCAGACGCGCAGCCGGTGCCCGTCCGGATCGGCCGCGACGAATGTGTAGCCGAAATCCAGCATGGTCGGTTCGAGCACCATACCGATGCCCTTTGCTTTCCATTCGCGATAGAGGTCGTCCACCTCGGCGTTTGTCGCGTAGCTCATAGAAATCTCGAACCCGCCGAAGGCCGGTTGCGGCTTGGGGTCGATGGCGTGCTTAGACTGCAATCCGACCGTAAAGCTCTCCGTCAGGGCAAAGACCGAGAAGTCTTGGAAGGTCTCGATGGGATCAGCGTTCAGGATCGCCTTGTAGAAGGCCGTGCTGGCATCGACGTCATCAACATAAAGAATGAGGCTGCTTGGGCGGAAAGTCATCGGTTGTCCTGATCTGCTTCGGAGGATGCGCCTGCCTCGTGGCAGACGGGCTATGGAGCCGCACAGGAATATGGATTACCCTTACTGACAAAAATCGGCAGTAGGACGGTTCCATGGCACGCAGCGACCGGCTTTTGCGCCTGCTTCAAGCTCTACGCTCGTTGCCTTCGCCCGTTACGGCGGAGCGGCTCGCCGAGGAAATGGTCGTTTCCATTCGCACCATCTATCGCGACATTGAAACCCTGCGCGCAGCGGGTGCCACCATCGACGGCGAAACCGGGTTCGGCTATCGGCTGGTCGAGGACATGGCCCTGCCGCCGCAGACCTTCACTCGCACCGAGATCGAGGCGTTGGTGCTTGGTCTCGGCGAAGTCAAACATGCCGGCGACGGGGAACTCGCTCGGGCTGCCGAAACCGCCTTTGCGAAGATCACCGCCACACTGCCCGACCGACTGCAATTGCAGGCCGCCCATGCAATCAATCGCATCTACAAGCCCTCGCCGCCGCCTGAACCTGCCGTGGACATGGCATTTCTACGCCGGGCGTGTTGGGAGGAACAGATGCTGAGGATCGTCTATGTCGATGGTGAAGGGCAGCGAACGGAGCGGGAAGTCTGGCCGCTCGCCATCGTCTATCTGGAACGGGCGCTGATCCTACTGGCTCGATGCTGCGAGCGCCAAGCCTTCCGCCGATTCAGGATCGACCGTATTGCCGAGGCGACCGCAACTAATCAGAGCTTCCGGCCGCATAGGGTTCCTCTGTTGCGAGAGTTCGTTGCGCAAATGATCGAGGAAGAAGAAATGCGAAGTGCCATATGAGCATTATCGCAGGGCAATCGCGAATGAAGGGGTTACAG
The DNA window shown above is from Methylocystis echinoides and carries:
- a CDS encoding VOC family protein produces the protein MTFRPSSLILYVDDVDASTAFYKAILNADPIETFQDFSVFALTESFTVGLQSKHAIDPKPQPAFGGFEISMSYATNAEVDDLYREWKAKGIGMVLEPTMLDFGYTFVAADPDGHRLRVCATDTTNVA
- a CDS encoding helix-turn-helix transcriptional regulator encodes the protein MARSDRLLRLLQALRSLPSPVTAERLAEEMVVSIRTIYRDIETLRAAGATIDGETGFGYRLVEDMALPPQTFTRTEIEALVLGLGEVKHAGDGELARAAETAFAKITATLPDRLQLQAAHAINRIYKPSPPPEPAVDMAFLRRACWEEQMLRIVYVDGEGQRTEREVWPLAIVYLERALILLARCCERQAFRRFRIDRIAEATATNQSFRPHRVPLLREFVAQMIEEEEMRSAI